A window of the Sabethes cyaneus chromosome 1, idSabCyanKW18_F2, whole genome shotgun sequence genome harbors these coding sequences:
- the LOC128746327 gene encoding uncharacterized protein LOC128746327: MSTAARNSDKQDNCAACNNPDTDNNYVQCDACNSWWHFSCVNVSDSVRDRAWMCSNCMETAPQNPPEPRCSSSSSSDASMQRSLAQLKKRQDLERQRMEHELQVKFLNEQLALLDSTRSRVSNRESGRLVADWVNGNPEQEDGAVGGPSSPPAAAQPAEVNNADPVETVRNQRKQLQSCQLQSVSASQRIEYPTRQLQQCIDQRERGRDQSDWSISPLAVQRRYTLPNPPDDVQCTGSQQNSNLGAYKKRYANDTSGAGKSNVHESGLSNKMYGGNVPHKPSMISYDTIPIHNIRQQSVSRDFEQIPLDTHRQQCIPSTYYDQQRDPSARCANPNVQSAPCEEWYQPQQRRRWNADQNGPSPQQLAARQSLACDLPQFSGDPADWPIFISNYEYTTTSCGYTNGENMLRLQRCLKGPALETELVEKLPADQKLMWAGYKRKFGVADLKTFMRRAVEAATPAQQAESHTHQYIGSSVLFRIVPVTLHGQTGEVNTYAFLDEGSSLTLIENGIAEQLGVNGATQPLCLRWTGNTSRIEEKSKIVSLTVSGAGSQKRFKMSNVRTVSNLNLPSQSFQMEEAAKQFDHLKQLPIQSYRNAVPKLLIGLDNLHLAVPLKSREGTGNGPIAVKTRLGWCAYGKQQPGVNDEHSFHICECTTNKELHDAVKQFYEIEEIGSGNVTLRSKEEQCALDLLAQTTVRVGQKFETGLLWKDPDVELPDSYTMALRRLECLERKMLRDPSLKANVLQQMQDFVKKVYIHKATTDELKEADPRRIWYLPIGVVTNPKKPGKIRIVWDAAAKVSGVSLNSVLMKGPDQLVPLLGVLFRFRQFKVAVCSDVKEMFLQIRMRATDKHAQRILWRTDTVHDPEIFLVDVATFGSTCSPASAQFVKNQNAREHSDRFPRAADGILQSTYVDDYLDSFGSEEEACRISEEVRQIFRNGGFQLRNWISNSESVLQHLGETQAAVSKSLTTTSNDAERVVGMLWDPLTDELSFSTRMSDEVHYLLENDKVPTKRQVLHCVMTLFDPLGLLATFLIHGKILIQDLWRAGLEWNAEVSNSQYADWRRWTKMLSYIANVRIPRCYFSEASTRTYEDTELRVFVDASLLAYSCALYLRTIDESSSPQCVLIAAKAKVAPLKPMTIPKLELQGCVLGVRMMNRRMEVGAIGVKPKVGPKFLSLPEREWPSPADIVVDTVEEGRPLVLFHANWIPVIDYYRFSKWERLQRSMAFVLRFISNTRKKGEKSSGQLTQQELYAADIVVLMQVQMEAFVDEVATLRNNKTLPEDQQESVERTSTIYQLMPMMDEQGLVRQNSRLAAAKHLPHSVRFPVILPRKHRYTELLAARYHRLYRHANFETVVNEIRQLFVVPRLRSVVKAVERNCQLCKVRKALPTVPPMAPLPFARLAVHDRAFSYVGVDYFGPLLVKQGRSNVKRWIALFTCLTVRAVHLEVAYSLSTSSCISCIRRFVCRRGAPREFFSDNATNFHGAERLLRKQINEGISATFTNANTKWTFIPPSAPNMGGAWERLVRSVKTAIGDAYAEEKLNDEDLQTLIVEAEGIVNTRPLTYLPLDSAESASLTPNHFLMGSSNGVKQPTVDTEPQQAASLESWHHIHRQLNRFWQRWLKEFLPVIRKQSKWFGEFRPLKDGDLVLIVDEGKRNGWMRGTVIEAIKASDGHVRQAIVQTAGGVFHRPVSKLAVLDVNGNSEVIGARGPHPGEDVATGTSSEPATRL, from the exons ATGTCGACCGCCGCCAGAAATTCGGATAAACAGGACAATTGCGCTGCCTGCAATAATCCGGATACCGATAACAACTATGTTCAGTGCGACGCGTGTAATTCTTGGTGGCACTTCTCGTGCGTTAATGTGTCTGACTCCGTCAGAGACCGAGCGTGGATGTGCTCGAACTGTATGGAAACAGCACCGCAGAATCCACCCGAACCGAGATGCAGTTCTTCGAGCAGTTCTGATGCGAGTATGCAGCGCAGTCTCGCTCAACTGAAAAAACGCCAGGATCTCGAACGACAACGGATGGAACATGAGCTGCAAGTTAAGTTCCTGAACGAGCAATTGGCGTTGTTGGACTCGACTAGGAGCCGAGTAAGCAACCGTGAAAGTGGAAGGCTAGTAGCCGATTGGGTTAACGGTAATCCGGAGCAAGAAGACGGCGCGGTGGGTGGTCCCTCGAGCCCGCCAGCAGCCGCTCAGCCCGCGGAAGTAAATAACGCCGATCCAGTGGAAACGGTACGCAACCAGAGAAAGCAACTTCAAAGCTGCCAGTTGCAATCGGTTTCTGCTAGTCAACGCATAGAATATCCAACACGTCAGTTGCAGCAGTGCATAGACCAGCGCGAGCGCGGAAGGGACCAGTCCGATTGGAGTATCAGTCCGTTGGCGGTTCAGCGTCGGTACACCCTTCCGAACCCACCTGATGATGTTCAGTGTACAGGTAGCCAGCAGAACTCAAATCTGGGTGCATACAAAAAAAGGTATGCAAATGATACTAGTGGCGCAGGTAAGAGTAATGTGCATGAAAGTGGTTTGTCCAATAAAATGTACGGTGGTAATGTCCCTCATAAGCCCTCTATGATATCCTACGATACGATTCCCATTCATAATATCAGACAACAGTCCGTCTCTCGCGATTTTGAGCAAATTCCTCTCGATACTCATCGCCAGCAATGCATTCCCTCAACCTACTATGATCAGCAGCGTGATCCTTCAGCACGCTGTGCAAATCCCAATGTACAGTCTGCACCGTGTGAAGAGTGGTACCAGCCACAGCAACGACGACGATGGAATGCAGACCAGAACGGCCCGTCCCCGCAGCAGCTCGCGGCACGTCAGTCGTTGGCATGTGACCTTCCCCAGTTTTCAGGTGACCCTGCCGACTGGCCTATTTTTATCTCGAACTACGAGTATACGACGACATCATGCGGGTACACGAATGGGGAGAACATGCTCCGGCTACAACGGTGCCTCAAAGGACCTGCACTCGAAACA GAGCTCGTCGAAAAGTTGCCGGCCGATCAGAAGCTGATGTGGGCCGGGTATAAACGAAAGTTCGGCGTAGCGGACTTGAAAACATTTA TGAGGCGAGCTGTGGAAGCAGCTACCCCAGCTCAACAGGCAGAAAGTCACACTCATCAGTATATCGGATCGAGCGTCCTGTTTAGGATCGTGCCCGTTACGTTGCATGGGCAGACTGGTGAAGTAAATACCTATGCCTTCCTGGATGAAGGGTCATCGCTGACTCTGATAGAGAACGGAATTGCAGAACAACTCGGAGTCAATGGAGCCACCCAGCCACTTTGTTTACGGTGGACGGGTAATACGTCGAGAATCGAGGAAAAGTCGAAGATTGTCTCCTTAACTGTCAGTGGAGCGGGTTCGCAGAAGCGGTTTAAGATGTCGAACGTTCGCACCGTGTCGAATCTAAACCTGCCCAGCCAGAGCTTCCAAATGGAGGAAGCTGCCAAGCAATTCGACCACTTGAAGCAGCTACCGATACAGAGCTACCGAAACGCCGTGCCGAAGTTGCTGATAGGACTTGATAATTTACATCTGGCCGTTCCATTGAAGTCGAGAGAAGGTACTGGAAACGGACCAATAGCAGTGAAAACAAGACTCGGGTGGTGCGCGTATGGAAAGCAACAACCCGGAGTAAACGATGAGCATAGTTTCCACATTTGCGAGTGTACTACAAATAAAGAACTACATGATGCTGTCAAGCAGTTTTACGAAATCGAAGAAATAGGATCGGGGAATGTCACTCTGCGATCAAAGGAAGAGCAATGCGCACTGGATTTGTTGGCGCAGACGACGGTTCGTGTCGGTCAAAAATTTGAAACCGGCTTGTTATGGAAGGATCCCGACGTGGAGTTGCCGGATAGCTATACAATGGCGCTTCGCAGGCTGGAATGCCTGGAGAGAAAAATGTTACGTGATCCGAGTTTGAAAGCGAACGTTCTCCAACAGATGCAAGACTTCGTGAAGAAGGTTTATATCCATAAAGCTACAACCGACGaactaaaggaagctgatcctCGACGAATTTGGTATCTCCCCATAGGTGTCGTTACTAATCCGAAGAAGCCAGGGAAAATACGCATTGTTTGGGATGCTGCAGCCAAGGTGAGTGGAGTTTCGCTGAACAGTGTGTTAATGAAGGGGCCGGATCAGCTGGTGCCGCTGTTGGGAGTGCTATTCCGCTTTCGGCAGTTCAAGGTCGCAGTGTGCTCCGATGTGAAGGAAATGTTTTTGCAGATACGTATGCGTGCTACCGACAAGCATGCGCAGCGAATTCTTTGGCGTACGGATACAGTGCATGATCCGGAAATCTTCCTGGTCGATGTTGCTACGTTTGGGTCAACGTGTTCGCCAGCATCGGCTCAATTTGTGAAGAACCAGAATGCGCGAGAGCATAGCGACCGGTTTCCCAGAGCAGCAGATGGTATACTCCAGAGTACGTATGTAGACGATTATCTAGACAGCTTTGGGTCGGAGGAAGAAGCTTGTCGTATTTCTGAAGAAGTTCGTCAGATTTTCCGTAACGGTGGGTTTCAATTGAGGAACTGGATTTCAAATAGTGAAAGCGTACTGCAGCACCTTGGTGAGACACAAGCTGCTGTCAGTAAAAGCTTAACGACAACCAGCAATGATGCTGAGCGCGTGGTTGGGATGTTATGGGATCCATTGACGGACGAACTATCGTTCAGTACTCGAATGAGCGATGAAGTTCATTATCTCCTGGAAAACGACAAAGTTCCAACGAAGAGGCAAGTGCTACACTGCGTCATGACCCTGTTTGACCCGTTGGGCTTATTAGCAACGTTTCTAATTCACGGGAAGATCTTAATACAAGACCTGTGGCGTGCTGGACTCGAATGGAATGCAGAAGTCAGCAACAGTCAGTATGCAGATTGGAGAAGATGGACCAAAATGCTATCATATATCGCAAATGTCCGTATTCCTCGCTGCTATTTCTCGGAAGCATCAACGCGTACGTATGAGGATACTGAACTCCGCGTCTTCGTAGATGCTAGCTTGCTTGCCTATTCCTGTGCACTGTACCTGCGAACAATCGACGAAAGTAGCTCGCCCCAATGTGTGCTGATTGCCGCGAAGGCCAAGGTGGCGCCGCTGAAGCCAATGACCATTCCTAAGTTGGAATTACAAGGATGCGTACTGGGAGTACGAATGATGAA TCGACGAATGGAGGTGGGTGCCATCGGAGTTAAACCCAAAGTTGGTCCAAAGTTCTTGAGTCTTCCGGAACGTGAGTGGCCGAGTCCTGCGGATATTGTCGTAGACACAGTTGAAGAAGGCCGGCCGTTAGTTCTCTTCCATGCCAATTGGATTCCAGTGATCGATTACTACCGGTTCTCTAAATGGGAAAGGCTGCAACGTAGTATGGCATTTGTGCTGCGATTTATTTCTAACACGAgaaagaaaggagaaaaaagctCTGGGCAACTGACACAACAAGAGCTGTATGCCGCCGACATCGTGGTCCTCATGCAAGTACAGATGGAAGCCTTCGTGGATGAGGTGGCGACACTAAGGAATAATAAAACATTACCGGAAGACCAGCAGGAATCAGTCGAGAGAACAAGCACCATTTATCAACTGATGCCGATGATGGATGAACAGGGATTGGTGCGGCAGAATAGTCGACTTGCAGCAGCGAAACATCTACCCCACAGCGTCCGTTTTCCAGTCATCTTGCCCAGAAAGCATCGATATACCGAGCTACTTGCTGCGCGTTATCATCGCCTTTATCGTCATGCGAACTTCGAAACTGTAGTGAACGAAATTCGTCAACTGTTCGTTGTACCAAGACTTCGATCCGTAGTGAAAGCTGTTGAACGAAATTGTCAACTTTGTAAAGTTCGGAAAGCACTTCCGACAGTTCCCCCGATGGCACCGTTGCCATTCGCACGATTAGCTGTACATGATCGTGCATTCAGTTACGTCGGAGTGGACTACTTCGGGCCGCTGCTAGTTAAACAGGGCCGCTCGAACGTAAAAAGGTGGATAGCGCTATTCACCTGTCTAACAGTACGCGCCGTACACCTTGAAGTCGCATACAGCTTGTCCACATCGTCGTGTATCTCCTGCATTCGGCGTTTCGTCTGCCGTCGTGGAGCTCCCAGAGAGTTTTTCAGCGACAATGCTACAAACTTCCACGGGGCCGAACGGCTGCTCCGGAAACAGATCAACGAGGGGATATCAGCAACATTCACTAACGCTAATACAAAGTGGACCTTCATTCCACCTAGTGCTCCAAACATGGGCGGTGCCTGGGAGCGGCTGGTCCGCTCAGTAAAGACTGCGATTGGGGATGCATATGCCGAGGAAAAGCTCAATGACGAGGATTTGCAAACTTTGATCGTAGAGGCAGAGGGCATTGTAAATACTAGACCACTTACGTACCTACCACTTGATTCTGCGGAATCTGCATCACTTACTCCTAACCATTTTTTGATGGGGAGCTCCAATGGAGTCAAGCAACCAACCGTGGACACTGAGCCTCAGCAAGCAGCATCTCTGGAATCTTGGCATCATATCCATCGCCAACTCAACCGGTTCTGGCAACGCTGGCTGAAGGAGTTCCTCCCAGTAATCCGAAAACAATCTAAATGGTTTGGTGAGTTTCGACCACTAAAAGACGGAGACCTGGTATTGATAGTGGACGAAGGTAAACGAAATGGATGGATGCGAGGGACGGTGATCGAGGCGATAAAAGCGTCGGATGGCCATGTGCGACAGGCTATAGTCCAGACCGCTGGAGGAGTCTTTCATCGACCGGTATCTAAACTCGCAGTACTCGATGTTAACGGTAACAGTGAGGTCATCGGAGCCCGAGGACCACACCCGGGGGAGGATGTTGCTACAGGGACATCGAGTGAACCGGCAACACGGTTGTAA
- the LOC128741607 gene encoding uncharacterized protein LOC128741607 isoform X1: MSFVAKIAKNQKQQQPCRLCLHYTVEDVDSPEPMIDIFATDDPIGGTLNDKIRDCLGIFIAPSDDDDRTVRFVCSSCARTVELIDEFRILCHQTAEMYDSIRIRSSKASEQRKQYCAAVSTLRACIWEVQCAVDEALCKTKSEDNSVDPGDVKLESDLESPPPSIKSDTESNCEQPVEFNDLSGAGADPGIDFVAVKIEALDPVELETPTIEPIAATEESSDCSERLTGTLKMAIVKEVKQRPELWDITLASSAETISKMWAELARKYGLEVGTLRRHWRRIREGYRDLQRRESIGDNLFLEDATTAELFQLCKHMFDSALKQPLPSEQLKIAENVNSVASNENQQRVDYLRVMYKHPVIWNVKHIDYPRRDSREHAWDQISKELNVPCEDAKRTWRNLRDMYRVRARRLARGKLPKDESFANGPFFKLLDEMVKCYPARGISKNSTAVVSSDKQDAASGVSYKVFENDRKLKFAQICYGYEIVWNNRHPDYNINAKKDPAWDEIAQQMEITRAEARYQWSRLRGVYRGRRLRLLDGSIALDDPILNDPLYKLLEDMLGENMQIGQKSGTIMSAQQHAQHGPFESIERQIELLEEISQREIIWNGDHPDNRKVGMRTGAWNEVAAKFDVNPLVVKSEWKRLKDVHSCREDQTSPQNAHDANDQRLLALIKRLVPVSETAPVKPPEKPLIEGKRRRSKLVTEPKRRFRGKKTYDSVGCVKMDRNGTMRHHKICELCGKLVERSLFEYHMNQHNGIRPYACSFEGCDKQYSNKITRDRHEVMVHVEDGFKFECDQCGAKFKQRARFEFHYAIKHKSDEVPCDICGKILKHRHLLRKHKELHTSSFTCKVCGKVLQKKWSLHVHMRVHTQEKPFPCELCELRFMLKVQMKTHLLKVHGVLLEDIEAAKANIKNAV; this comes from the exons ATGTCGTTTGTAGCAAAAATCGCTAAAAATCAAAAACAGCAACAACCATGTCGTTTGTGTCTACACTACACCGTGGAGGATGTGGacagtccggaaccgatgatagATATTTTCGCCACGGACGATCCGATCGGAGGCACGCTAAACGATAAGATTCGCGATTGTCTGGGTATATTCATTGCTCcgtccgacgacgacgacaggaCGGTGCGGTTCGTCTGTTCTAGCTGTGCGCGAACCGTGGAACTGATCGACGAATTCCGCATTCTTTGCCACCAGACGGCTGAGATGTACGACTCGATACGGATACGGTCTTCGAAAGCGAGCGAACAGCGGAAACAGTACTGCGCTGCGGTTAGCACGCTTCGTGCTTGTATCTGGGAAGTACAGTGTGCGGTCGatgaagctttgtgcaaaaCGAAATCTGAGGACAACAGCGTTGACCCCGGTGATGTTAAGCTTGAAAGCGATCTGGAAAGTCCGCCGCCCTCCATCAAGTCCGATACAGAAAGCAATTGTGAGCAGCCGGTGGAATTCAATGATCTGTCGGGCGCTGGCGCCGATCCGGGTATTGATTTTGTGGCGGTTAAAATTGAAGCACTGGATCCAGTAGAACTGGAAACTCCCACTATTGAGCCCATTGCAGCAACCGAAGAAAGCAGTGATTG TAGTGAACGTTTGACCGGCACCTTGAAAATGGCCATTGTGAAGGAAGTAAAACAACGTCCGGAACTATGGGACATAACATTGGCTAG CTCAGCTGAAACAATCAGCAAAATGTGGGCTGAGTTGGCACGTAAATATGGGCTGGAGGTTGGAACACTTCGGCGCCATTGGCGCCGTATTCGAGAGGGCTACCGGGACCTACAAAGGCGTGAGTCAATCGGAGATAATTTGTTCCTGGAAGACGCGACTACTGCGGAATTGTTTCAACTGTGTAAACACATGTTTGATAGTGCTTTGAAACAACCACTGCCAAGCGAGCAGCTTAAAATAGCAGAAAACGTTAATTCCGTTGCGTCAAATGAGAACCAGCAGAGGGTGGATTACCTGCGAGTTATGTACAAGCATCCAGTTATTTGGAACGTTAAGCATATCGA CTATCCACGCCGAGACTCACGTGAGCATGCTTGGGATCAAATTAGCAAAGAATTGAACGTGCCTTGCGAGGATGCTAAACGCACTTGGAGAAATTTACGCGACATGTACAGGGTTCGTGCTAGGCGTTTGGCAAGAGGTAAACTGCCCAAGGATGAGTCCTTCGCAAATGGTCCGTTTTTCAAACTGCTAGACGAAATGGTGAAGTGTTATCCGGCTCGAGGTATTTCTAAAAATTCCACTGCCGTTGTCAGTTCTGATAAACAGGATGCTGCTTCTGGTGTTTCCTATAAAGTTTTTGAGAACGACAGAAAGTTGAAGTTTGCTCAGATCTGTTACGGTTATGAAATAGTGTGGAACAATCGGCATCCAGA CTACAATATAAACGCGAAAAAAGACCCTGCCTGGGATGAAATTGCACAACAAATGGAGATAACCCGTGCCGAAGCGAGATATCAGTGGAGCCGGTTGCGGGGCGTCTATCGTGGTCGTCGTTTGCGCTTGCTGGATGGTTCGATTGCCCTCGACGATCCCATTTTAAATGATCCTCTTTACAAACTGTTGGAAGATATGTTAGGCGAGAATATGCAGATTGGTCAGAAAAGTGGAACCATTATGTCGGCTCAACAACATGCCCAACATGGACCGTTTGAAAGCATTGAACGTCAGATCGAACTGCTTGAAGAGATATCGCAGCGTGAGATCATTTGGAATGGAGACCACCCTGA TAATCGTAAAGTGGGAATGCGCACTGGCGCATGGAACGAAGTAGCAGCAAAGTTTGACGTAAATCCGTTGGTCGTGAAATCCGAATGGAAACGTCTTAAGGACGTCCACTCTTGCCGGGAAGATCAGACATCACcgcagaatgcacatgatgcaaACGACCAACGATTGCTGGCACTCATAAAACGCTTAGTACCGGTATCGGAGACGGCACCAGTAAAACCACCAGAAAAGCCACTCATCGAAGGCAAACGGAGAAGGTCGAAACTGGTAACGGAACCGAAACGGAGATTTCGCGGCAAAAAGACTTACGACAGTGTAGGGTGTGTTAAGATGGATCGCAATGGAACGATGAGACATCACAAAATTTGCGAATTGTGCGGCAAACTGGTCGAGCGATCCCTGTTCGAGTATCACATGAATCAGCACAACGGCATTCGACCGTACGCGTGTTCCTTCGAAGGCTGCGATAAGCAGTACAGCAACAAGATCACCCGCGATCGGCATGAAGTGATGGTGCACGTTGAAGATGGCTTCAAGTTCGAGTGCGATCAGTGCGGGGCTAAGTTTAAACAGAGAGCCAGATTCGAATTTCACTACGCTATCAAACACAAAAGTGATGAAGTTCCGTGTGATATTTGTgggaaaatattgaaacatcG GCACCTACTGCGGAAGCACAAAGAGTTACACACAAGTAGTTTTACGTGCAAAGTTTGCGGCAAGGTGTTGCAGAAGAAATGGTCCCTACACGTGCATATGCGGGTTCACACCCAGGAAAAACCGTTCCCATGCGAACTGTGCGAACTGCGCTTTATGCTTAAGGTGCAAATGAAAACACATTTGCTGAAGGTACATGGCGTTCTGCTCGAAGATATAGAGGCGGCTAAGGCCAACATCAAAAATGCGGTTTAA
- the LOC128741607 gene encoding uncharacterized protein LOC128741607 isoform X2, whose translation MSFVAKIAKNQKQQQPCRLCLHYTVEDVDSPEPMIDIFATDDPIGGTLNDKIRDCLGIFIAPSDDDDRTVRFVCSSCARTVELIDEFRILCHQTAEMYDSIRIRSSKASEQRKQYCAAVSTLRACIWEVQCAVDEALCKTKSEDNSVDPGDVKLESDLESPPPSIKSDTESNCEQPVEFNDLSGAGADPGIDFVAVKIEALDPVELETPTIEPIAATEESSDCERLTGTLKMAIVKEVKQRPELWDITLASSAETISKMWAELARKYGLEVGTLRRHWRRIREGYRDLQRRESIGDNLFLEDATTAELFQLCKHMFDSALKQPLPSEQLKIAENVNSVASNENQQRVDYLRVMYKHPVIWNVKHIDYPRRDSREHAWDQISKELNVPCEDAKRTWRNLRDMYRVRARRLARGKLPKDESFANGPFFKLLDEMVKCYPARGISKNSTAVVSSDKQDAASGVSYKVFENDRKLKFAQICYGYEIVWNNRHPDYNINAKKDPAWDEIAQQMEITRAEARYQWSRLRGVYRGRRLRLLDGSIALDDPILNDPLYKLLEDMLGENMQIGQKSGTIMSAQQHAQHGPFESIERQIELLEEISQREIIWNGDHPDNRKVGMRTGAWNEVAAKFDVNPLVVKSEWKRLKDVHSCREDQTSPQNAHDANDQRLLALIKRLVPVSETAPVKPPEKPLIEGKRRRSKLVTEPKRRFRGKKTYDSVGCVKMDRNGTMRHHKICELCGKLVERSLFEYHMNQHNGIRPYACSFEGCDKQYSNKITRDRHEVMVHVEDGFKFECDQCGAKFKQRARFEFHYAIKHKSDEVPCDICGKILKHRHLLRKHKELHTSSFTCKVCGKVLQKKWSLHVHMRVHTQEKPFPCELCELRFMLKVQMKTHLLKVHGVLLEDIEAAKANIKNAV comes from the exons ATGTCGTTTGTAGCAAAAATCGCTAAAAATCAAAAACAGCAACAACCATGTCGTTTGTGTCTACACTACACCGTGGAGGATGTGGacagtccggaaccgatgatagATATTTTCGCCACGGACGATCCGATCGGAGGCACGCTAAACGATAAGATTCGCGATTGTCTGGGTATATTCATTGCTCcgtccgacgacgacgacaggaCGGTGCGGTTCGTCTGTTCTAGCTGTGCGCGAACCGTGGAACTGATCGACGAATTCCGCATTCTTTGCCACCAGACGGCTGAGATGTACGACTCGATACGGATACGGTCTTCGAAAGCGAGCGAACAGCGGAAACAGTACTGCGCTGCGGTTAGCACGCTTCGTGCTTGTATCTGGGAAGTACAGTGTGCGGTCGatgaagctttgtgcaaaaCGAAATCTGAGGACAACAGCGTTGACCCCGGTGATGTTAAGCTTGAAAGCGATCTGGAAAGTCCGCCGCCCTCCATCAAGTCCGATACAGAAAGCAATTGTGAGCAGCCGGTGGAATTCAATGATCTGTCGGGCGCTGGCGCCGATCCGGGTATTGATTTTGTGGCGGTTAAAATTGAAGCACTGGATCCAGTAGAACTGGAAACTCCCACTATTGAGCCCATTGCAGCAACCGAAGAAAGCAGTGATTG TGAACGTTTGACCGGCACCTTGAAAATGGCCATTGTGAAGGAAGTAAAACAACGTCCGGAACTATGGGACATAACATTGGCTAG CTCAGCTGAAACAATCAGCAAAATGTGGGCTGAGTTGGCACGTAAATATGGGCTGGAGGTTGGAACACTTCGGCGCCATTGGCGCCGTATTCGAGAGGGCTACCGGGACCTACAAAGGCGTGAGTCAATCGGAGATAATTTGTTCCTGGAAGACGCGACTACTGCGGAATTGTTTCAACTGTGTAAACACATGTTTGATAGTGCTTTGAAACAACCACTGCCAAGCGAGCAGCTTAAAATAGCAGAAAACGTTAATTCCGTTGCGTCAAATGAGAACCAGCAGAGGGTGGATTACCTGCGAGTTATGTACAAGCATCCAGTTATTTGGAACGTTAAGCATATCGA CTATCCACGCCGAGACTCACGTGAGCATGCTTGGGATCAAATTAGCAAAGAATTGAACGTGCCTTGCGAGGATGCTAAACGCACTTGGAGAAATTTACGCGACATGTACAGGGTTCGTGCTAGGCGTTTGGCAAGAGGTAAACTGCCCAAGGATGAGTCCTTCGCAAATGGTCCGTTTTTCAAACTGCTAGACGAAATGGTGAAGTGTTATCCGGCTCGAGGTATTTCTAAAAATTCCACTGCCGTTGTCAGTTCTGATAAACAGGATGCTGCTTCTGGTGTTTCCTATAAAGTTTTTGAGAACGACAGAAAGTTGAAGTTTGCTCAGATCTGTTACGGTTATGAAATAGTGTGGAACAATCGGCATCCAGA CTACAATATAAACGCGAAAAAAGACCCTGCCTGGGATGAAATTGCACAACAAATGGAGATAACCCGTGCCGAAGCGAGATATCAGTGGAGCCGGTTGCGGGGCGTCTATCGTGGTCGTCGTTTGCGCTTGCTGGATGGTTCGATTGCCCTCGACGATCCCATTTTAAATGATCCTCTTTACAAACTGTTGGAAGATATGTTAGGCGAGAATATGCAGATTGGTCAGAAAAGTGGAACCATTATGTCGGCTCAACAACATGCCCAACATGGACCGTTTGAAAGCATTGAACGTCAGATCGAACTGCTTGAAGAGATATCGCAGCGTGAGATCATTTGGAATGGAGACCACCCTGA TAATCGTAAAGTGGGAATGCGCACTGGCGCATGGAACGAAGTAGCAGCAAAGTTTGACGTAAATCCGTTGGTCGTGAAATCCGAATGGAAACGTCTTAAGGACGTCCACTCTTGCCGGGAAGATCAGACATCACcgcagaatgcacatgatgcaaACGACCAACGATTGCTGGCACTCATAAAACGCTTAGTACCGGTATCGGAGACGGCACCAGTAAAACCACCAGAAAAGCCACTCATCGAAGGCAAACGGAGAAGGTCGAAACTGGTAACGGAACCGAAACGGAGATTTCGCGGCAAAAAGACTTACGACAGTGTAGGGTGTGTTAAGATGGATCGCAATGGAACGATGAGACATCACAAAATTTGCGAATTGTGCGGCAAACTGGTCGAGCGATCCCTGTTCGAGTATCACATGAATCAGCACAACGGCATTCGACCGTACGCGTGTTCCTTCGAAGGCTGCGATAAGCAGTACAGCAACAAGATCACCCGCGATCGGCATGAAGTGATGGTGCACGTTGAAGATGGCTTCAAGTTCGAGTGCGATCAGTGCGGGGCTAAGTTTAAACAGAGAGCCAGATTCGAATTTCACTACGCTATCAAACACAAAAGTGATGAAGTTCCGTGTGATATTTGTgggaaaatattgaaacatcG GCACCTACTGCGGAAGCACAAAGAGTTACACACAAGTAGTTTTACGTGCAAAGTTTGCGGCAAGGTGTTGCAGAAGAAATGGTCCCTACACGTGCATATGCGGGTTCACACCCAGGAAAAACCGTTCCCATGCGAACTGTGCGAACTGCGCTTTATGCTTAAGGTGCAAATGAAAACACATTTGCTGAAGGTACATGGCGTTCTGCTCGAAGATATAGAGGCGGCTAAGGCCAACATCAAAAATGCGGTTTAA